CAGCTAAGTAACGAGGTTTAGGGTTATTTTCTTTTATGGCTTTTGAAACGACATTGGCAATGATCGTCGGTGAGCTTGACGGCGTATTGTTGATCATCTTGATTGTGGCCTTCGCCATAGCGCTGTAAGCACCCTCGCCGGAGTACTTCAGCATGTCGTTGGCTATTTCACTGTCGAACTCCGTATCAATGGAACCCGGTTCAATGATGATGACATCGATATTGAAAGGCTTGGTTTCCACTCTAAGACAATCACTCCAACCTTCAAGGGCATGTTTGCTTGCCATATACCATGCACTCATCGGCGAGTAGATTTTGCCCGCTATTGAAGCAATATTGATGATTTTGCCTGCCTGCTTTTCTCGCATGTACGGCAAAACAAGTTGGGTTAGCCGAGCTAAACCAAATACATTCACATCGAACTGATAACGTGCAGCTTCTAGCGGAACGTCTTCAATGGCA
The Phototrophicus methaneseepsis DNA segment above includes these coding regions:
- a CDS encoding oxidoreductase — encoded protein: MSNNNQVVLVTGASSGIGKATAKQLVAEGYIVYTAARRIEKMDDLKRSGCHPLKMDITKEEDVAAVVQQIKSEQGGVDILINSAGFGLYGAIEDVPLEAARYQFDVNVFGLARLTQLVLPYMREKQAGKIINIASIAGKIYSPMSAWYMASKHALEGWSDCLRVETKPFNIDVIIIEPGSIDTEFDSEIANDMLKYSGEGAYSAMAKATIKMINNTPSSSPTIIANVVSKAIKENNPKPRYLAGNLARPMLLMRQWGGDRLFDWILQRMIR